GCCTGAACGAGGGCGATATCCGCAACTGATGACCGGTACCCACTGATCTGAGGAAGGGCAGTTCCCCGGTGCACCTGGCTGATGCCTGGCGTACCGGGTGCTGACTGATGACGGGTACCTGCTTGTCTCGTTCCTTGATGATCTTTCTTAAGGGTGGCCGGAAGCAGCCGGCCACTGTTGGACAACCCATCTCGTTTGTGCAGGGCATGGCCGTTCACACAGGCGGTGCTCCAACAGTGCAGACAGGGAGAAAGACAGATGATTCGCCAATGGCTGAGGCTTGTAACCGAGCGTAGACCGCTGTCCCTGTGGGTTCATGGCGTCGTGCTTGCAGCGATGCTTTGCGGCTGGGTCGGCACGCAAGCGCGCGCAGCCTCGGTGAACGGTTATGCCAGGGGCTGCGACGTCACCAGCAACGCCGTTACGCAATGGCGGCTGATCAACCCGTTGAACACCAATACCGCGGTAGGAACCGTGTTATGGCAGCGTACGCTGACCTTGCATACCAGTTTCAACCTGGCTGTCTCCGGCAGACCTCGGGAACTGGTGACTGCGGGGCATTGGACCCCCGGTACGCCGCAGTACGATGGTGCCGCGCCTACCGATGTCGCCGGCATTGGCTTGCGACTGGAGGTTGTTCCTCAAGGGGGCAAGAAAATACGGGTGGCCCAGGTCACCTACCCGATTGCCTTGGAAAAAAATGACGACCTGGTCTTTGAGAGCGGTTTACCCAAGCAGACCATGGTCACCCAGATTATTCAGTCACTGATCCTGACCGTGCCACCGGATCAGTTGCCCACGGGCACCCTCAAAGTGACTCAGGTAACAGGCTCTTCCTACCTGCAGTTGTATGCGTACGACCTGGAAAAAAACGAGTCGACCCTGGGGGCCCAATTGAGCCAGCTCAGCGCACCGCTGACCGGCAGTTGCCGCACGAGCCTGGTCATGGGCGGCATGGACTTCAACATCAACATCGAGCTGCCCAAGACCTGCGTGGTGGAAGCCTACAAAGAGATCGGGGTGCGCTTGGGACGCTTCGCCCTGTCGGACTTTCCCCAGGTCAACGCTACCTCGCCTGCGGTTCCTTTCAGTATCGGCTTGAGCCGTTGTTCGATGCAGGCCAAGCCTCGCATCAGCTTTATCGACAAGTCCGGGGGCTCGTCGGTCCCGGGCGTACTGGGTCTGATCAATTCCAGTACCCGGGGGTTCGGCATTGTCATGACCAATGGGCTGACTTCGGAACGCATCGAGTACAGCGGCCAGAGCTACGAGATGCAGCGCATCGGCGATGGCGCAAGCATTCCCCTGCGGGCCAGCTACATCCGCATTGGCAATGACCAGGAAGTCGAGGCCGGCGGGGAGGCCAACGGGGCCGCAGAGTTCACTTTTACCTTCCCATGATCGCGACCGCTCATTGAGCCGGTTCGTCCGTGGGCGAGTTCTACCCAACACCGTCGTTCAATTTTGAAGGCCTAGCAGGCGCTTCAGCGGCAGTGCCGTGCTGCAAAGGTTTGTAGTACGTAGATAAATCGATATGGAGTTTTCATGAACAAGATCTATGCGTTGGTATGGAACCAGGCCCAAGGCTGCTGGAACGTCACTCACGAAGGCGCCCGGCGTCGGCGTACCGGTTCCGGCAAGGGCCTGGTGGTGGCGGTCGCCAGTCTCCTGGCATTGACCGGGTTGCCCTCGGCGTTTGCCTTGCCCACCGGCGGGGAGGTGGTGTCCGGCAGTGCCGACATCCTGACCCAGGGCCCGAACATGTCGATCAATCAGCATACGGACAAGTTGATCACGAACTGGAATGACTTCAGTGTTCAGACCAATCAATCGGTGACCTTCAATCAGCCCACCAGCACTTCGATTGCCCTGAACCGGGTCGTCGGCGTCAATGGCAGCCAGATTCATGGGCAGATCAACGCCAATGGCCGGGTGTTCCTGATCAACCCCAACGGGGTGGTGTTCGGCCAAGGCTCACAGGTGAATGTCGGTGGCCTGGTGGCTACGACCCGCGACATCAGCGATGCCGATTTCAAGGTCGGCAACTACAAGTTCACCGGTGACTCGGCGGCCGAGGTCGTCAACCAGGGTTCCATCACTGCCGCTGACGGCGGCGGCGTTGCGCTGCTCGGGGCCAAGGTGACCAACCAAGGCACGATCAATGCGCAGAACGGGCGTGTGGCGCTGGCCGCAGGCAATGGCTTCACCGTCAGCTTCGATGACAACCAACTGCTGGACCTGCACGTCGACAGCGCCGCGCTCAACGCGCTGGTGCACAACAGCGGCACCGGCCTGCTCAAGGCCGACGGCGGCCAAGTGCTGATGACCGCCAAGAGCGCGGGTTCGATGCTGCAGACCGTGGTCAACAACCAGGGCACCATCGAAGCCAATACCCTGTCGCAAAAAGCCGGTCGGATCACCCTGGACGGCGGCGATGTGGGCGTGGTCAGCGTCGATGGTTCGCTGCAGGCCAACGCGCTAGGCGGCAAGGGCGATGGCGGGTTGATCGAGACCCGGGGCGCCACCACCCGCGTACAGCTGCCGACCAAGGTCGGCACTCAGTCCAGGGATGGCCGCACGGGCACCTGGAAGATCGCCAGCAACGAAGTCAAGGTGGGCTCCTTCTTCAACGCCAACAGCAACACCGTCCATGCCGACACCCTGTCGCGCAACCTGGCCACGACCAATATCGAACTGGCCAGTGGCAAGGGCGATGTAGCGGTGGAAAACGGGATGCGCTGGTCCAGCGGTAACCAGTTGACCCTCTCTTCGGCCAAAGACATTCGCCTGAATGATCGCCTGTCTGCCTCTGGCGCCAATGCCCGGGTCGAACTCAACGCCCAGGGTGGTATCAAGCTCAACCGTCAACTGACGCTGAGCGGCAGCAACAGCAGCCTCGGGCTGAACCACGGTAGTGGGTTTGTCATGGGCCAGAATGGCGGCGTCACGCTGTCCGGCAACGGGGCGCGCTTCGACGCCAACGGCGAAGCCTACCGGGTCATTCAAGACACCACGCAGTTGCAGGCAATCGACCAGGATCTGGCCGGTCGCTACGTCCTGGGCAACTCCATCAACAGCAGCGCGCGCCTGACCTCCATCGGTGGCCAGCAGGCCTTCAGTGGCATCTTCGATGGCCTGGGCAACACCCTCAGCGGTTTGACGATCAACAGCAACGGCACCGATGGCGGACTGTTCGCCAGCTCGTCCGGCAGCATCGGCAACCTCAAGCTGGCCTCGTTGACCATCAACGGTGCCATGCCCACCTCCGGTCCCAGTGCGCTCGGAGGCCTGGTCGGGCGCAACAGCGGGAAAATTGCCAACGTCAGCGCCAGCAATCTGCGGGTGAATGGCAAGAGCCGACAGGACAACGTGATCGGCGGGCTGGTGGGCAGCAACATCGGTGGTTCCGTCGACGCCTCGTCGATAAGCGGTGTGGTACTGGGCAATAGTTACACCTCGGCGGCCGGTGGCCTGGTGGGCGAGAACCGTCAGGTGGAGGGCAGTGGCGGCACAGTGACCAACAGCAGCGCCGATGTCCGGCTCACCGCCAGCATCGCTGCCAACGCCGAGGGCGGTGTGGGTGGGCTGGTGGGCGTCAACCATCAAGGGCTGATTGCCCATTCCTCCAGTTCGGGAGCGCTCTCCAGTGGTGGCAGCTACAGCTACAAGGGCACCAACCTGGGCGGCCTGGTGGGTTACAACCAGGGTGGCCGTATCGAGGGTTCCCAGTCTTCGGTGGCGGTCTCCGGCAATGGTGCGAGCAATGCCGGTGGCCTGGTTGGCCGCAACGAAGCGGGCCGGATCAGTGATTCGGTAGCCAGCGGCAGGTTGCAGGGCAACAGCTTTGCCACGGCCGGTGGCCTGGTGGGGCTGAACCACGACAGCGTGCTGCGCAACGTCAACGCCAGCGGCGCGGTGAATGCGGGGAACAGCCTGCACATCGGCGGCCTGGTGGGGCAGAACCTTGACAGTGACATCAGCCTTGCCGAAGCGTCCGGCCTGGTTCAGGGGGGTAGCAACAGCACTGTAGGTGGGCTTGTTGGTTCCAACGCTGGTGGGCTCATTGCCAACTCCCTGGCCTTGGGCAATGTCACTGGCAAGGATCAAAGCCATGTCGGCGGGCTCATCGGCTACAACGCCGGGGACCTGAAGTCGGTCGAGGCCCATGGTGATGTCAGTGGCGGTGCCAAGAGCGCGGTCGGTGGTCTGGTGGGGACTCATGGGATTGAGCTGGGTGACAGCCTCATCGACACCGCCTCGGCCAAGGGCAATGTTTCCGGGGGCAGCTACAGCGTGGTCGGTGGTCTGGTGGGGCAGAACAACGCGCGGATCGTCAACACGCTCGCCAGTGGCGAAGTCTCGGGCAACCAGTATGCACAGCTGGGCGGCCTGGCGGGGGTAGACCTGGGTGACATTCGTCAATCGGCAGCCTTCGGCAACATCAAGGTAATAGCTCCGAACTACGCAAGCACGGGCTACGACCGCCCCTTGAATCAGCCAGCCAACCTCAACCAGGGCGAGCCGCGTAACTGGTGATCAACCCCTCTTGATACAAGGAAATGGCCACTCCCTTGGTATGCCGTGCGCGAGCACAGCATATCGAGGTTGGCCTGATTCAGGGCTGCCATGCAGCTTGTCCTGAGCGGCCCGAGGTAACGGGCGCAGTACATCGCTTGGGATTGTGCGAGCACTTAACTGCATTGCTGCCAGGGCGCTGTGCCCCAGCCGTGTTGTGCTGCTCTGCAAAGGTTTGCCGGGTATTGAGAATACGATAAGGAGCTTTATGAATAAGGTTTATGCGTTGGTCTGGAATCAGACACAAGGCTGTTGGAATGTGGCTCACGAAGGCGCGCGCCGGCGTCGGCGTTCGGGCTCGGGCAAAGGTCTGGTAGTGGCGGTCGCCAGTCTCCTGGCATTGGTCGGGATGCCTTTGGCGTTTGCCTTGCCCACCGGGGGGCAGGTGGTGTCCGGCAGTGCGGACATCCTTGCCCAGGGGCCGAACATGTCGATCAACCAGCATACGGACAAGCTGACCACGAACTGGAATGACTTCAGTGTTCAGGCCAATCAATCGGTGACCTTCAATCAGCCTTCCAGCACTTCGATTGCCTTGAACCGGGTGGTCGGTGTCAACGGCAGTAACATCCAGGGGCAGATCAATGCCAATGGCCAAGTGTTCCTGATCAACCCCAATGGCGTGGTGTTCGGCAATAAAGCTCAGGTCAATGTCGGTGGCCTGGTGGCTACGACCCGCGACATCAGCGATGCCGATTTCAAGGCCGGCCGCTACACGTTCTCCGGGACTGCGGCGACTGAAGTCGCCAACCTCGGTTCTATTACCGCGGCGGACGGTGGCAGTGTGGCTCTGCTGGGGGCGAAGGTTCGCAACGAAGGCACGATCAAGGCCCAGAACGGGCGCGTGGCCCTGGCTGCGGGCAACAGTTTCACCGTCAGCTTCGACAGCAACCAGTTGCTGGACTTGCACGTCGACAGCGCGGCGCTCAATGCACTGGTGAGTAACGGCGGCCTGCTCAAGGCCGACGGCGGCCAAGTGCTGATGACCGCCAAGAGCGCGGGTTCGATGCTGCAGACCGTGGTCAACAACCAGGGCACCATCGAAGCCAATACCCTGTCGCAAAAAGCCGGTCGGATCACCCTGGACGGCGGCGACGTGGGCGTGGTCAGCGTCGATGGTTCGCTGCAGGCCAACGCGCTAGGCGGCAAGGGCGATGGCGGGTTGATCGAGACCCGGGGCGCCACCACCCGCGTACAGCTGCCGACCAAGGTCGGCACTCAGTCCAGGGATGGCCGCACGGGCACCTGGAAGATCGCCAGCAACGAAGTCAAGGTGGGCTCCTTCTTCAACGCCAACAGCAACACCGTCCATGCCGACACCCTGTCGCGCAACCTGGCCACGACCAATATTGAACTGGCCAGTGGCAAGGGCGATGTAGCGGTGGAAAACGGGATGCGCTGGTCCAGCGGTAACCAGTTGACCCTCTCTTCGGCCAAAGACATTCGCCTGAATGATCGCCTGTCTGCCACTGGCGCCAATACCCGGGTCGAACTCAACGCCCAGGGTGGCATCAACCTCAACCGTCAACTGACGCTGAGCGGCAGCAACAGCAGCCTCGGGCTGAACCACGGCGGTGGGTTTACCCTGGGCCAGAATGGCGGCGTCACGCTGTCCGGCAACGGGGCGCGCTTCGACGCCAACGGCGAAGCCTACCGGGTCATTCAAGACACCACGCAGTTGCAGGCAATCGACCAGAACCTGGCCGGTCGCTACGTCCTGGGCAACTCCATCAACAGCAGCGCGCGCCTGACCTCCATCGGTGGCCAGCAGGCCTTCAGTGGCATCTTCGATGGCCTGGGCAACACCCTCAGCGGTTTGACGATCAACAGCAACGGCACCGATGGCGGGCTGTTCGCCAGCTCGTCCGGCAGCATCGGCAACCTCAAGCTGGCCTCGTTGACCATCAACGGTGCCAAGCCCACCTCCGGTTCCAGTGCACTCGGTGGCCTGGTCGGACGCAACAGCGGGCGCATTGCCAACGTCAGCGCCAGCGATCTGCAGGTGAATGCCCAGAGCCGGCAGGACAACCTGGTCGGCGGGCTGGTGGGGATCAACTCCGGCGGTTCCATCGATAATGCGTCGATCACCGGTGTGGTGCTGGGCAATACCCTCACTTCGGCAGCCGGTGGCCTGGTGGGCCTGAACACGGGCTCGGTGAGCCGGAGCAGCGCCGATGTCGATGTCAGGGGCACCATGAACAGCCATGCTCTGGTGGGTATAGGCGGATTGGTGGGGATCAACCAGAGCGGCTCGATCGCTAACTCTGCAAGCTCGGGAGCGCTTGGGTTGGGCAGCATTCATGACTACGCCTACCGCAACCTGGGTGGCCTGGTGGGTATCAACCAGAACGGCACCATAGTGGGCTCCAACGCCTCGGGCTTGGTGTTTGGCGGGGCTGGCAACAATGTAGGAGGGTTGGTAGGTCTCAACAACTCCAGTTTGATCACTGACTCGTCAGCCAGCGGAATGGTGATTGGTCTAGTGCTTGATACCGCTGGTGGTCTGG
The DNA window shown above is from Pseudomonas protegens CHA0 and carries:
- a CDS encoding GLUG motif-containing protein; this translates as MNKIYALVWNQAQGCWNVTHEGARRRRTGSGKGLVVAVASLLALTGLPSAFALPTGGEVVSGSADILTQGPNMSINQHTDKLITNWNDFSVQTNQSVTFNQPTSTSIALNRVVGVNGSQIHGQINANGRVFLINPNGVVFGQGSQVNVGGLVATTRDISDADFKVGNYKFTGDSAAEVVNQGSITAADGGGVALLGAKVTNQGTINAQNGRVALAAGNGFTVSFDDNQLLDLHVDSAALNALVHNSGTGLLKADGGQVLMTAKSAGSMLQTVVNNQGTIEANTLSQKAGRITLDGGDVGVVSVDGSLQANALGGKGDGGLIETRGATTRVQLPTKVGTQSRDGRTGTWKIASNEVKVGSFFNANSNTVHADTLSRNLATTNIELASGKGDVAVENGMRWSSGNQLTLSSAKDIRLNDRLSASGANARVELNAQGGIKLNRQLTLSGSNSSLGLNHGSGFVMGQNGGVTLSGNGARFDANGEAYRVIQDTTQLQAIDQDLAGRYVLGNSINSSARLTSIGGQQAFSGIFDGLGNTLSGLTINSNGTDGGLFASSSGSIGNLKLASLTINGAMPTSGPSALGGLVGRNSGKIANVSASNLRVNGKSRQDNVIGGLVGSNIGGSVDASSISGVVLGNSYTSAAGGLVGENRQVEGSGGTVTNSSADVRLTASIAANAEGGVGGLVGVNHQGLIAHSSSSGALSSGGSYSYKGTNLGGLVGYNQGGRIEGSQSSVAVSGNGASNAGGLVGRNEAGRISDSVASGRLQGNSFATAGGLVGLNHDSVLRNVNASGAVNAGNSLHIGGLVGQNLDSDISLAEASGLVQGGSNSTVGGLVGSNAGGLIANSLALGNVTGKDQSHVGGLIGYNAGDLKSVEAHGDVSGGAKSAVGGLVGTHGIELGDSLIDTASAKGNVSGGSYSVVGGLVGQNNARIVNTLASGEVSGNQYAQLGGLAGVDLGDIRQSAAFGNIKVIAPNYASTGYDRPLNQPANLNQGEPRNW
- a CDS encoding GLUG motif-containing protein; its protein translation is MNKVYALVWNQTQGCWNVAHEGARRRRRSGSGKGLVVAVASLLALVGMPLAFALPTGGQVVSGSADILAQGPNMSINQHTDKLTTNWNDFSVQANQSVTFNQPSSTSIALNRVVGVNGSNIQGQINANGQVFLINPNGVVFGNKAQVNVGGLVATTRDISDADFKAGRYTFSGTAATEVANLGSITAADGGSVALLGAKVRNEGTIKAQNGRVALAAGNSFTVSFDSNQLLDLHVDSAALNALVSNGGLLKADGGQVLMTAKSAGSMLQTVVNNQGTIEANTLSQKAGRITLDGGDVGVVSVDGSLQANALGGKGDGGLIETRGATTRVQLPTKVGTQSRDGRTGTWKIASNEVKVGSFFNANSNTVHADTLSRNLATTNIELASGKGDVAVENGMRWSSGNQLTLSSAKDIRLNDRLSATGANTRVELNAQGGINLNRQLTLSGSNSSLGLNHGGGFTLGQNGGVTLSGNGARFDANGEAYRVIQDTTQLQAIDQNLAGRYVLGNSINSSARLTSIGGQQAFSGIFDGLGNTLSGLTINSNGTDGGLFASSSGSIGNLKLASLTINGAKPTSGSSALGGLVGRNSGRIANVSASDLQVNAQSRQDNLVGGLVGINSGGSIDNASITGVVLGNTLTSAAGGLVGLNTGSVSRSSADVDVRGTMNSHALVGIGGLVGINQSGSIANSASSGALGLGSIHDYAYRNLGGLVGINQNGTIVGSNASGLVFGGAGNNVGGLVGLNNSSLITDSSASGMVIGLVLDTAGGLVGLNQNSVLRNVKASGENYGQKSFNVGGLVGKNVNSEISGAEASGMVAAVDSNHVGGLIGHNTGGITQYAEAQGDVYGGSNSHVGGLVGYNAGDLRSVSASGRVRGESNSAVGGLVGTHASGLIDTASAKGSVYGGLRSKVGGLVGENKSRLVNSLTSSHVSGGSYAVLGGLAGVDRGEIRQSSSFGNIKSVAGNR
- a CDS encoding fimbrial protein — its product is MIRQWLRLVTERRPLSLWVHGVVLAAMLCGWVGTQARAASVNGYARGCDVTSNAVTQWRLINPLNTNTAVGTVLWQRTLTLHTSFNLAVSGRPRELVTAGHWTPGTPQYDGAAPTDVAGIGLRLEVVPQGGKKIRVAQVTYPIALEKNDDLVFESGLPKQTMVTQIIQSLILTVPPDQLPTGTLKVTQVTGSSYLQLYAYDLEKNESTLGAQLSQLSAPLTGSCRTSLVMGGMDFNINIELPKTCVVEAYKEIGVRLGRFALSDFPQVNATSPAVPFSIGLSRCSMQAKPRISFIDKSGGSSVPGVLGLINSSTRGFGIVMTNGLTSERIEYSGQSYEMQRIGDGASIPLRASYIRIGNDQEVEAGGEANGAAEFTFTFP